A window of Solanum stenotomum isolate F172 chromosome 3, ASM1918654v1, whole genome shotgun sequence contains these coding sequences:
- the LOC125858019 gene encoding uncharacterized protein LOC125858019 isoform X2 yields the protein MSRSASFLVRSEADLKVDEKSLQQWVVGFCIIRFDLEQGQLIEECYPAGCLTHNEELEVAFSSFPDSVSQNHNRSSIHDCIFFFRVRRQGNPQVAHLPSSEIVEVNKTQASQMTASDKVLKQRSKIQTGANSRYLYGFVFNRQRHDERLKRGGEQKSVVILSHNPFSSVFRPLLQIMGPLYFDIGKKALNFIASYVSMWPVPVPGQLMELPIGNATLKVNLPPAHCMPLDCGVLFEELASPIAPFLPSSQSVPQGLFHDADLFGTFRGLLMQLWKLWELLLIGEPILIIAPTPPQCCEAVAGLVSLVAPLLCSIDFRPYFTIHDPDFAHLNSLQEGAAFPPMILGVTNLFFLKSLRRIPHVLSVGNPVMNAARLPFSARASTGRIPAGPEGLSLPNLSLNRFTPSNFLNAMKLRRDGPLCLMTEHKEAFWSSYAPITKPDTSILNRLIDAGMSPRVEESMSVVNNDILRRHFLELTTNFLAPFGPYYRPTTPSEGSSPYVDPPPLPTFNAEDFLSSLSARGPGKFLLKRMKSNWLDLYRRFLKGHNFLPWFQRKRAVAEQEQYRMWRQARMRADIQHFISRMSELEIVDTFNAIERHLLGELQSTTLEAGSDATSSKLREDLQAVFHVLPKDMQQLMLMNPERAALVRDDELPSKSTR from the exons ATGAGCAGATCTGCATCATTTTTGGTGAGATCAGAAGCTGATTTAAAAGTAGATGAAAAATCTCTACAGCAATGGGTTGTTGGCTTCTGTATTATTAGGTTTGATCTTGAACAGGGACAGCTTATTGAAGAATGTTACCCAGCGGGCTGTCTAACGCATAATGAGGAGCTTGAAGTGGCCTTTAGCTCATTTCCGGATTCGGTTTCTCAGAATCATAACCGATCAAGCATCCATGACTGTATCTTTTTCTTCCGTGTCCGGAGGCAGGGGAATCCTCAAGTGGCACATCTGCCTTCATCCGAGATAGTGGAAGTAAATAAAACACAAGCATCCCAAATGACAGCCAGTGATAAGGTGCTAAAACAAAGGAGTAAAATTCAAACAGGGGCGAACTCAAGATATTTGTATGGGTTTGTGTTTAATAGACAGAGACACGATGAAAGGCTAAAACGGGGTGGTGAGCAAAAGTCCGTGGTAATTCTTTCTCACAACCCATTCTCTAGTGTCTTTCGACCTTTGCTGCAGATCATGGGCCCATTGTACTTTGATATTGGGAAGAAAGCCCTCAATTTCATTGCTTCTTATGTATCAATGTGGCCTGTTCCTGTACCTGGTCAGTTAATGGAGCTTCCAATTGGGAATGCTACTCTTAAAGTGAACTTGCCACCTGCCCATTGTATGCCTTTGGATTGTGGAGTACTTTTTGAAGAGTTGGCTTCTCCAATAGCCCCATTTCTTCCTTCCAGTCAATCAGTTCCACAAGGTCTTTTCCATGATGCAGATCTTTTTGGGACATTTAGGGGGCTTTTAATGCAGCTTTGGAAGTTATGGGAATTGTTACTTATTGGAGAACCCATTCTTATCATAGCGCCAACACCACCTCAGTGCTGTGAAGCTGTTGCTGGTCTGGTTAGTCTGGTCGCTCCGCTTCTATGTAGCATTGATTTCAGGCCTTACTTTACTATTCATGATCCCGACTTTGCTCATTTAAACTCCCTTCAAGAAGGTGCTGCTTTTCCTCCAATGATTTTGGGTGTGACAAACCTCTTTTTCTTGAAATCCCTTCGAAGAATTCCACACGTCTTATCAGTTGGAAATCCTGTCATGAATGCAGCTCGACTTCCATTTTCTGCTAGAGCTTCAACCGGTAGAATTCCGGCTGGACCTGAAGGACTTAGTCTTCCCAATCTTTCCTTGAATAGGTTtacaccatcaaattttttgaatGCTATGAAGTTGAGGAGAGATGGTCCACTCTGCCTGATGACTGAGCATAAAGAAGCCTTTTGGAGCAGTTATGCTCCAATTACAAAGCCAGACACTTCAATCTTGAATAGGCTAATTGATGCAGGTATGTCACCCAGGGTAGAGGAATCAATGTCAGTTGTTAATAACGACATACTTCGTCGGCACTTCTTAGAGCTGACAACCAACTTCTTGGCCCCATTCGGCCCGTATTATAGACCAACAACACCTTCTGAAGGATCTTCCCCATATGTTGATCCTCCTCCTCTACCCACATTTAATGCCGAGGACTTCCTCAGTAGCTTGTCAGCAAGGGGTCCTGGAAAGTTTCTGTTGAAGAGGATGAAATCCAACTGGCTGGACCTTTACAG ACGGTTCCTGAAAGGGCACAACTTTTTGCCGTGGTTTCAACGAAAGCGTGCTGTTGCTGAACAAGAACAGTATAGGATGTGGAGGCAAGCTAGAATGAGGGCTGACATACAACATTTTATATCTAGAATGTCTGAGTTGGAGATAGTTGATACTTTCAATGCAATTGAAAGGCATCTTCTTGGAGAATTACAG TCCACCACTCTTGAAGCAGGTTCTGATGCCACTAGCAGCAAACTAAGGGAGGATCTTCAGGCAGTGTTTCATGTCCTCCCAAAGGACATGCAGCAGCTTATGCTAATGAACCCTGAGAGGGCAGCACTTGTACGAGATGATGAGCTTCCCTCTAAATCAACCAGATGA
- the LOC125858019 gene encoding uncharacterized protein LOC125858019 isoform X3, with product MSRSASFLVRSEADLKVDEKSLQQWVVGFCIIRFDLEQGQLIEECYPAGCLTHNEELEVAFSSFPDSVSQNHNRSSIHDCIFFFRVRRQGNPQVAHLPSSEIVEVNKTQASQMTASDKVLKQRSKIQTGANSRYLYGFVFNRQRHDERLKRGGEQKSVVILSHNPFSSVFRPLLQIMGPLYFDIGKKALNFIASYVSMWPVPVPGQLMELPIGNATLKVNLPPAHCMPLDCGVLFEELASPIAPFLPSSQSVPQGLFHDADLFGTFRGLLMQLWKLWELLLIGEPILIIAPTPPQCCEAVAGLVSLVAPLLCSIDFRPYFTIHDPDFAHLNSLQEGAAFPPMILGVTNLFFLKSLRRIPHVLSVGNPVMNAARLPFSARASTGRIPAGPEGLSLPNLSLNRFTPSNFLNAMKLRRDGPLCLMTEHKEAFWSSYAPITKPDTSILNRLIDAGMSPRVEESMSVVNNDILRRHFLELTTNFLAPFGPYYRPTTPSEGSSPYVDPPPLPTFNAEDFLSSLSARGPGKFLLKRMKSNWLDLYR from the coding sequence ATGAGCAGATCTGCATCATTTTTGGTGAGATCAGAAGCTGATTTAAAAGTAGATGAAAAATCTCTACAGCAATGGGTTGTTGGCTTCTGTATTATTAGGTTTGATCTTGAACAGGGACAGCTTATTGAAGAATGTTACCCAGCGGGCTGTCTAACGCATAATGAGGAGCTTGAAGTGGCCTTTAGCTCATTTCCGGATTCGGTTTCTCAGAATCATAACCGATCAAGCATCCATGACTGTATCTTTTTCTTCCGTGTCCGGAGGCAGGGGAATCCTCAAGTGGCACATCTGCCTTCATCCGAGATAGTGGAAGTAAATAAAACACAAGCATCCCAAATGACAGCCAGTGATAAGGTGCTAAAACAAAGGAGTAAAATTCAAACAGGGGCGAACTCAAGATATTTGTATGGGTTTGTGTTTAATAGACAGAGACACGATGAAAGGCTAAAACGGGGTGGTGAGCAAAAGTCCGTGGTAATTCTTTCTCACAACCCATTCTCTAGTGTCTTTCGACCTTTGCTGCAGATCATGGGCCCATTGTACTTTGATATTGGGAAGAAAGCCCTCAATTTCATTGCTTCTTATGTATCAATGTGGCCTGTTCCTGTACCTGGTCAGTTAATGGAGCTTCCAATTGGGAATGCTACTCTTAAAGTGAACTTGCCACCTGCCCATTGTATGCCTTTGGATTGTGGAGTACTTTTTGAAGAGTTGGCTTCTCCAATAGCCCCATTTCTTCCTTCCAGTCAATCAGTTCCACAAGGTCTTTTCCATGATGCAGATCTTTTTGGGACATTTAGGGGGCTTTTAATGCAGCTTTGGAAGTTATGGGAATTGTTACTTATTGGAGAACCCATTCTTATCATAGCGCCAACACCACCTCAGTGCTGTGAAGCTGTTGCTGGTCTGGTTAGTCTGGTCGCTCCGCTTCTATGTAGCATTGATTTCAGGCCTTACTTTACTATTCATGATCCCGACTTTGCTCATTTAAACTCCCTTCAAGAAGGTGCTGCTTTTCCTCCAATGATTTTGGGTGTGACAAACCTCTTTTTCTTGAAATCCCTTCGAAGAATTCCACACGTCTTATCAGTTGGAAATCCTGTCATGAATGCAGCTCGACTTCCATTTTCTGCTAGAGCTTCAACCGGTAGAATTCCGGCTGGACCTGAAGGACTTAGTCTTCCCAATCTTTCCTTGAATAGGTTtacaccatcaaattttttgaatGCTATGAAGTTGAGGAGAGATGGTCCACTCTGCCTGATGACTGAGCATAAAGAAGCCTTTTGGAGCAGTTATGCTCCAATTACAAAGCCAGACACTTCAATCTTGAATAGGCTAATTGATGCAGGTATGTCACCCAGGGTAGAGGAATCAATGTCAGTTGTTAATAACGACATACTTCGTCGGCACTTCTTAGAGCTGACAACCAACTTCTTGGCCCCATTCGGCCCGTATTATAGACCAACAACACCTTCTGAAGGATCTTCCCCATATGTTGATCCTCCTCCTCTACCCACATTTAATGCCGAGGACTTCCTCAGTAGCTTGTCAGCAAGGGGTCCTGGAAAGTTTCTGTTGAAGAGGATGAAATCCAACTGGCTGGACCTTTACAGGTAA
- the LOC125858019 gene encoding uncharacterized protein LOC125858019 isoform X1, producing the protein MSRSASFLVRSEADLKVDEKSLQQWVVGFCIIRFDLEQGQLIEECYPAGCLTHNEELEVAFSSFPDSVSQNHNRSSIHDCIFFFRVRRQGNPQVAHLPSSEIVEVNKTQASQMTASDKVLKQRSKIQTGANSRYLYGFVFNRQRHDERLKRGGEQKSVVILSHNPFSSVFRPLLQIMGPLYFDIGKKALNFIASYVSMWPVPVPGQLMELPIGNATLKVNLPPAHCMPLDCGVLFEELASPIAPFLPSSQSVPQGLFHDADLFGTFRGLLMQLWKLWELLLIGEPILIIAPTPPQCCEAVAGLVSLVAPLLCSIDFRPYFTIHDPDFAHLNSLQEGAAFPPMILGVTNLFFLKSLRRIPHVLSVGNPVMNAARLPFSARASTGRIPAGPEGLSLPNLSLNRFTPSNFLNAMKLRRDGPLCLMTEHKEAFWSSYAPITKPDTSILNRLIDAGMSPRVEESMSVVNNDILRRHFLELTTNFLAPFGPYYRPTTPSEGSSPYVDPPPLPTFNAEDFLSSLSARGPGKFLLKRMKSNWLDLYRRFLKGHNFLPWFQRKRAVAEQEQYRMWRQARMRADIQHFISRMSELEIVDTFNAIERHLLGELQQSTTLEAGSDATSSKLREDLQAVFHVLPKDMQQLMLMNPERAALVRDDELPSKSTR; encoded by the exons ATGAGCAGATCTGCATCATTTTTGGTGAGATCAGAAGCTGATTTAAAAGTAGATGAAAAATCTCTACAGCAATGGGTTGTTGGCTTCTGTATTATTAGGTTTGATCTTGAACAGGGACAGCTTATTGAAGAATGTTACCCAGCGGGCTGTCTAACGCATAATGAGGAGCTTGAAGTGGCCTTTAGCTCATTTCCGGATTCGGTTTCTCAGAATCATAACCGATCAAGCATCCATGACTGTATCTTTTTCTTCCGTGTCCGGAGGCAGGGGAATCCTCAAGTGGCACATCTGCCTTCATCCGAGATAGTGGAAGTAAATAAAACACAAGCATCCCAAATGACAGCCAGTGATAAGGTGCTAAAACAAAGGAGTAAAATTCAAACAGGGGCGAACTCAAGATATTTGTATGGGTTTGTGTTTAATAGACAGAGACACGATGAAAGGCTAAAACGGGGTGGTGAGCAAAAGTCCGTGGTAATTCTTTCTCACAACCCATTCTCTAGTGTCTTTCGACCTTTGCTGCAGATCATGGGCCCATTGTACTTTGATATTGGGAAGAAAGCCCTCAATTTCATTGCTTCTTATGTATCAATGTGGCCTGTTCCTGTACCTGGTCAGTTAATGGAGCTTCCAATTGGGAATGCTACTCTTAAAGTGAACTTGCCACCTGCCCATTGTATGCCTTTGGATTGTGGAGTACTTTTTGAAGAGTTGGCTTCTCCAATAGCCCCATTTCTTCCTTCCAGTCAATCAGTTCCACAAGGTCTTTTCCATGATGCAGATCTTTTTGGGACATTTAGGGGGCTTTTAATGCAGCTTTGGAAGTTATGGGAATTGTTACTTATTGGAGAACCCATTCTTATCATAGCGCCAACACCACCTCAGTGCTGTGAAGCTGTTGCTGGTCTGGTTAGTCTGGTCGCTCCGCTTCTATGTAGCATTGATTTCAGGCCTTACTTTACTATTCATGATCCCGACTTTGCTCATTTAAACTCCCTTCAAGAAGGTGCTGCTTTTCCTCCAATGATTTTGGGTGTGACAAACCTCTTTTTCTTGAAATCCCTTCGAAGAATTCCACACGTCTTATCAGTTGGAAATCCTGTCATGAATGCAGCTCGACTTCCATTTTCTGCTAGAGCTTCAACCGGTAGAATTCCGGCTGGACCTGAAGGACTTAGTCTTCCCAATCTTTCCTTGAATAGGTTtacaccatcaaattttttgaatGCTATGAAGTTGAGGAGAGATGGTCCACTCTGCCTGATGACTGAGCATAAAGAAGCCTTTTGGAGCAGTTATGCTCCAATTACAAAGCCAGACACTTCAATCTTGAATAGGCTAATTGATGCAGGTATGTCACCCAGGGTAGAGGAATCAATGTCAGTTGTTAATAACGACATACTTCGTCGGCACTTCTTAGAGCTGACAACCAACTTCTTGGCCCCATTCGGCCCGTATTATAGACCAACAACACCTTCTGAAGGATCTTCCCCATATGTTGATCCTCCTCCTCTACCCACATTTAATGCCGAGGACTTCCTCAGTAGCTTGTCAGCAAGGGGTCCTGGAAAGTTTCTGTTGAAGAGGATGAAATCCAACTGGCTGGACCTTTACAG ACGGTTCCTGAAAGGGCACAACTTTTTGCCGTGGTTTCAACGAAAGCGTGCTGTTGCTGAACAAGAACAGTATAGGATGTGGAGGCAAGCTAGAATGAGGGCTGACATACAACATTTTATATCTAGAATGTCTGAGTTGGAGATAGTTGATACTTTCAATGCAATTGAAAGGCATCTTCTTGGAGAATTACAG CAGTCCACCACTCTTGAAGCAGGTTCTGATGCCACTAGCAGCAAACTAAGGGAGGATCTTCAGGCAGTGTTTCATGTCCTCCCAAAGGACATGCAGCAGCTTATGCTAATGAACCCTGAGAGGGCAGCACTTGTACGAGATGATGAGCTTCCCTCTAAATCAACCAGATGA
- the LOC125858025 gene encoding transcription factor MYBS1, with translation MSPSDSSSVVWSREEEKAFENAIALHWVEDSEQQWEQFASMVPTKTIDELKEHYQLLLEDVAAIEAGQVPIPNYKGEEASSSSTKEVNLGYPGSVDGRRSNCGYSNGFSGTTHDPIGHGGKGNSRSEQERRKGIPWTEEEHRLFLLGLDKFGKGDWRSISRNFVISRTPTQVASHAQKYFIRLNSMNRDRRRSSIHDITSINNGGDVSTHQAPITGQQVNPNPSNPAALGPSVKHRTQPNMHSMGMYGAPMGHPVSAPPSHLASAVGTPVMLPHGHHPPYVLPLAYPIPPPPPPMHQ, from the exons ATGTCACCTTCAGATTCATCTTCAGTAGTGTGGagcagagaagaagaaaaagctTTTGAGAATGCCATTGCTCTGCACTGGGTTGAAGATTCTGAACAGCAATGGGAGCAGTTTGCTTCTATGGTCCCCACAAAGACCATTGATGAGCTTAAGGAACATTACCAGCTACTTTTGGAAGATGTTGCAGCCATTGAAGCAGGCCAAGTTCCAATACCCAATTACAAAGGAGAAGAGGCTTCTTCCTCTTCAACTAAAGAAGTTAATCTAGGATATCCTGGGTCAGTGGACGGACGGCGCTCCAATTGTGGTTATTCAAATGGATTTTCAGGTACGACCCATGACCCGATTGGGCATGGTGGAAAAGGGAATTCTAGGTCTGAACAAGAGAGACGAAAAGGCATACCGTGGACTGAAGAAGAACATAG GTTGTTTTTGCTAGGTTTAGACAAATTTGGGAAAGGAGATTGGAGAAGTATTTCAAGGAATTTTGTTATATCTCGAACACCAACACAAGTAGCTAGTCATGCCCAGAAATACTTTATTCGTTTGAATTCCATGAATAGAGATAGAAGAAGGTCAAGTATTCACGACATTACAAGTATCAATAATGGAGGAGACGTTTCAACTCATCAAGCTCCAATTACAGGCCAACAGGTGAATCCGAATCCATCAAATCCTGCTGCACTTGGACCCTCAGTCAAGCACAGAACCCAACCCAATATGCATAGTATGGGCATGTACGGTGCTCCGATGGGTCACCCCGTCTCTGCACCGCCAAGCCACCTTGCCTCAGCCGTCGGAACACCGGTTATGCTTCCTCATGGACACCATCCTCCTTATGTACTTCCACTTGCATATCCTATACCACCGCCGCCACCACCCATGCACCAGTAA